The genomic DNA CTATAAATGCTCTTTTAATCTTATCTGTACCTGTTACGTGTACGTATCAATTCTCCAATCGTATCGAGAAAACTCTCGCAATATCCACCTTTATCCCTGTCGTGAGgttatttttctttctggtTGTGTGGATATGGACTTTACTGGCAGTCGGGCGAGATTTTTACCAAGTTTCTCCGACTCTGATCGTCCGAGTCCAATTGGAAACCTTGCTATATCAACtttgttttatataaatcaCGGTCTGGCCCGCCAACGTTTTATTAGTTTTAATTGGCAAAACACCCTGGTCGTCCTTCCCGTTTGCTGTATATATTGCGATGCTCATCAACATCGCTCGCTGCCTAAAGTCTTGACAGCATCTCAATCAGCCGCGTGAACACTTCTCTGCACCGGGTAACTAAACCTGATAGCACCATTTCCATCATAATTAGAATTTTATTGACATCCTCGATTCTATTTAAATCATTCTATAAGCTTTGACCACTTTAAAACTGGGAATTGTGATTGTACCTGTAATCAATTGAACCTTGAGACGCCCATTGGCTGTGCAGAACTGCTCTGATACACCGTTTATGGTCGTTACAATGCTCCTGCTAGCCAAAATGCACTGAAAACGCATTCTTCTTCCACGGGCAGCTTATACAGCACTTCTTTTCTCTATCACGGTACTGGAAAATAATTGGGACCCGGCCCGCAAGGTGCCTtccctgcctccggcggctggggcttcgccccagaccccactgctcctctcgcttcgctcgagtcggtgcaTCTCGGTTCCAGCAGATCCGATATTTATGGAAATCTGATTCAATTCTGGTTTATAAGAGGTCCATGGAGGTGTAGTTTGGATGTCAAGCATGTCTTATCGGACCCCTGCATCCCTTATCTCATGCGAGATGTGGGCAGATAAGCGCACGGCGCACTGATGCCGTATCTCCGAACAAACCCGTGAGATTAAAGTTTCGATTACTGTCACAGGCGGGCTATTTTTGACACATCCACATAACTTAAATAGCATGAGCTTTCTCTTTGGTCGCTCCACAAACGGTTCAAGCACACAGAAGTATAAATCGAGCCAGTTTGGCCCTAGAACTGCCGGAATTCACAATAAGAGTCATATGTCTACTCAATCTCATTCAGGGGCATCCGGTCTTCTTAACAGGACTACTGGGTTCAATTCCCATGATACCTCATCTTCTCtaactgaagaagacgattttgaaattatcaCAATGGAAGATGCACTTCCGGATGTAGAAACTACTGACCAAGAAGTGCCTTTTGGTCGCAAATTTGGAAAAAAGTACTTTGGGTTCGGTGAGAAAGTCCGTAATCTTAACCATGGTAGTTTTGGTGCCATTCCAAATGCAGTGTTGGATGCCAGAGTTCGTCATATGAAGGATATCCAGCTGTTTCCAGATCCTTTTTTCAAGACCGGGATTTTCAACCAGATTGCTCCTATTCGAAAACAGGTAGCTGAGTTGGTTGATGCTGACCCTGATaatcttgtttttgtcACCAATGCTACTACTGCCGTGAACACCATTCTACGGAGCTATCCGTTCAAGAAAGGCGATACTTTCATTATTTGTAACACTATATATGGTTCTTGTCGAAATACTATCCAATTTCTTCAAGATCGTGTAGGTGTTAAAGTGGTAGAACTCACGTTCACGTATCCCATGAACCACGCTGAGATTCTAGATCTTTTCACTAGTGCTATCGATTCGTACGAAAATGTTCGTATGGCGTTCTTTGATACTGTGTCATCGATGCCTGCTGCTACTATCCCCTGGGAAGAGCTTTGTCATATTTGTAGAGACAGAGGTGTGTTGTCCATGGTAGATGGTGCTCATGCCATCGGTTTGATTCCTCTTTCTCTGAGAACTGCCCGTCCTGATTTCTTTACGTCGAATCTCCACAAGTGGCTTTTTACACCCAACTCTGTTGCTTTACTCTATGTAGACCGTTCACAGCACCACTATGTCCACTCTTTGCCAGTTTCTGCTGTGTATCTGGATGACAACACCACACTTTCTGGCGATAAAGAACAGTCTCGTCTGGCTGATACATTCTTGTACACGGGTACTATTGACTACAGTGCCATTCTCACCATCCCCGACAGCATAAAATTCCGCAACGAGGTCTGTGGCGGCGAAGAGCGCATCCGCCAGTACTGCACCGACCTGGCTACACGCGGAGGAGCTCTTGTTGCCAAAGAGTTTGGCACCGAGATCCTCTCTGGCAAGGAAGACAAcctcatcaccagcatGGTCACCGTCGCCCTCCCCTATAACCCAGCCGACTCACCCAGTCTCCAGGGTGAGATCAACGGGAAATACATCGAGTACATCATCCGCGAATGGAACACGTTCGTGCCCATTAGCTACTACAAAGGCCAGTGGTGGAGCAGGTGGAGCGCCCAGGTATACGTTGACATCGACGACTTCAAATACGGCATCCGTGCCGTGCTCAACACCCTCGAGTACCTCAAGTCTCTGGGTTACAAATAGTAAATATATTCTGTGtccgtgcctccggcggctggggctccgccccagaccctggttgctcctgcttcgcaggagatttccGGGGActgtcgacgaaacgactcgagcgcagcgagaggagcaaccagggtctggggcggagccccagccgccggaggcagtgtcAAGGGAAGAAAATGTACATTGATGCTATAGGAGTGATTTGAGCATGGACTCGATAGAGGCTGCGTCGACACGGCCCTGGAATTCACGCATTACCTGGCCGACGAGGAATTTGATGGATTTGGGGTTGGTTTTGATTCGGTCAATGACGTCCGGGTGTTTGGCAATGACTTTTTGACACACGGTTTGGAGAGCGACATGGACGTCTTGGGCAGAGTCCTCGGCTTTGCCAAGATCGAACTGGTCTATCAGGTCGTCGATGGTCTGATTGGTTTCTAATCCATTGGCTACTACGTGTTTCAGAATCAGTGCTCCTGATGTTTTGGtaatcttctttttctcaacTCGTACCATGAGATCCGCTAAAAATGTCGCTGGTACTACACTCTCGTCgaattgtttgttgttctgGTTCAACTCGCCTAACAGTCGGTGCACAATCCAGTTAGAGATCACTGATGGTTTCGTACCACCATTGGCTTTGAATGCGTTGTAGActttataataatattctaCCAGTttagtgctgctgccagccATCATCGTTCGAGCATCTACAACTGGCACGGAAAAGGGCGGTTTCAGCAGCTCTTGGAAAATATCGTCTGGCAGTCTGGGAAGTTGTTGTTTAATCTGTTCGACAATTTCTGGACCGACTGATATCGGCATCAGTTCGGGGTCTGGCATGTATCTATAGTCGacagcatcttctttgcCTCGGAGCTTCCAGGTATTTTTGCCGTCCCAACCTCTGGTTTCAGGCTCGATAGTCTTTCCGTTTTGAATATCTCGTTTCTGTCTCTCGAATTCGGCTTTGATAGCATGGACGACTGCACTTGTACTGAACAAGTTCTTGATCTCACATCGTTGCCCACCATTAACTGATACGTTTACATCGACTCTCATGGCTCCTGACTCTAGTTCTCCACTACACACTTTTAGATATCGTAGTAATCCCTGTAGCTTTCTTACAAACAAACCAGCCGCTTCAGGAGTTGGAAGGTCTGGTTCTGTCACCAGTTCAATGAGTCCGGTGTTGGTTCTGTTGAGATCAATGTGAGCACCTGTACCCTCGATATACGTCGTCTTACCAGTATCTTGTTcgatctggatctgttttATGCGCACTTTGACGTCCTCTTTCAACCCATCTCGTACAAAGATTTCCAAAATCCCGTCCTTTGCAAATGGTTCATAATGCTGTGTAATCTGGTATCCCGCCGGCTGGTCGCCGTAGAAGTAGTGCTTTCTATCAAACGATATCCTTGGCTCAACAGTACATCCAAGTGCAACTGCTGCTTTAATTCCGAGTCCCAGAGCATTCCAGTTAAATATTGGCTGGGTTCCTGGCAAAGCTGCATCGAAATATGATACTTGTGAATTGGGTACCGACTGAAATGACGTGTTGGAGTCTGCTTATGTTAGCTTGGAAACTAGGCTGGGGgcattgcctccggcggctggggctccgccccagagAAACTAGGCTGGGGgcattgcctccggcggctggggctccgccccagaccccgtggctcctgcttcgcaggaggtttCTAGGACTCTCTACATTTGACAATCGAAATATTCAGAAGTGGATATTGAGATTGGCATGGGGGATCGTATTTCGAGCTagacagctgctgccagagTCAAATGACCTTGTACAAGAAAATATGACTCTCCTGGATAACGAACTTTCAGACCTGTCCAAAATTGCTCATTTCAGAGTCTTGCCCTCGAGAAATACTCACTTGAGAAAAGTTTGTGCTTCGTTAGCAGTTGAGCGTGGATTTCCAGACCACACGTTAGTCTATACTGGCTGTCCTGTTCTTTCTGACCTTGTCGCAATGTGTGACTTGAGACACTCCTGAGGCTCAATTTCGTGTGCCTGAGCACTTGCCTTTCAAGCCTAACGGGCCCTTTTGCTATCCTACTCAGCATTTTGTGGTCTCTTTACTCCAGTTTGAAGTCTGGATCATCTCATGATTCATCTGGGGCAGCTTCACGTGataataatttttcagcggcatcacgtgatttgTTGTCTCCGAAATTCAATTAATATTGAATTTATTCGgtacaattgaaaaacttGAATCCACAAAATTTATACTTAACAATTCAGCAAAAGAATAGTTTCTTTCTACCTGCTTTTTTTCTAGATTCAAAGAAAGTTCATTTCACAATTGACCAAAAACACCAAGTGCATCTCTCTCGTCGTATACATTGAAATATGAACTGTTATATCGTAATATTATAGTAATATTCTTATTCCAATCCATTTACCGGTTTAAGCCATCTTCTACCTGAAGTTCTAATGTACTCGTCGAGAAAAGTGATATAAAAACAACAATCTCAGTACCAATTGTACATTTCAATCTAGCGGATTATTCCCCATGTCTCATATCAATTAtccatttttgatttctgacTCACGAATTACACTACAAGAGGTATAATTATACGCATATCAGATATAATTCTGATTTGTTATGAAATAGAACGTcgaaataaattatataattCTCATGAGAGTCCTTGAAATTTCGATAAAAGAAGGAATTATCAGGGGTAAGTTTAGGGTTGACGGCACCGATCGGCTTTTGTAAGTCGATCGCCGTTACATGCAAGTgtgtaattttttttcagccTCGCTGTCCTGTAGGCACATGCTAAGCTCGGCGACTTCGTGCCTTcccttctttctcttcttctcttttattactttcttttggtttttACTTTCAGGAGTTTTTGTGTTCCTTTTTACCATGTCTTTGTCCGAAATCCAAACTACCCTCAAGGGAAAGCTCCGTCAATTCCAAGATTTCCCTTCTAAGGGAATTTTGTTTGAGGATATCATGCCCATTTTCCAGGACCCCAAAGCTTTCCAACTTTTGTTGGACGGTCTTAAATTACACTTGAAAGACAAGAAGGTCGATGTTATTGTTGGTCTTGATGCTCGTGGTTTCCTTTTTGGACCCGCTTTGGCTCTTCAACTCGGTGCTGCCTTTGTTCCTGTCCGTAAGCAAGGTAAGCTTCCTGGACCCACTGTCCAAGCTGTTTACGAGAAGGAGTATGGACAAGATATCTTTGAGATCCAAGCCGATGCTATCAAGCCTGGTCAATCTGTTGTCATTGTTGACGATATCATTGCCACTGGTGgatctgcttctgctgctggtgagcTCGTCACCAAGATCGGTGGTTCTGTCACcgaatatttattcatctTAGAGTTACTGTTCCTCAAGGGTCGTGATAAGCTCAATGCCCCAGTTTTCACTCTCCTTGCTGGCCAGTAAGTGTCTTAATTTTTGTATTATATTTAATGCTCTACGACTTGTTAAAGAAAGGATGGTAAGTGGTTCCTGAGGCTCCGACCCAGATCACTAGCTATGGCTGGCCAAATAAGAGCTATATCTCATCAATGGCTGAGATTTAAGCACAAGATGCAGTTTTCTGGCTTTTGTTGATAACAAATCACAGCTTAATTGTCGCACCAGGGGTCGTCCCGATATACAAGATAAGACCCATGTCCCTTAAAATGCTGCAAGCGACTGATAACTGCATGCACGATGGACATATTCCACCACCCCTGAACCTTGATCTGGTACATAGCAAAAGCACATAACTCCATTGCAGTGTTTAGTAGGGATATTAGCGTTAATATTCGATTGATCTTGAAGGCAGGATGTCTGAGGAAGTTGTGCTCACAAAGAATGAGCAGACGCTCCGAAAATATACAAAAGGTAAGGCTTCATGAAATGGATTGAGACTCAGCTCGTAGCCTAGTTTGAGGTTGATCCAGAGTTCATTCCAGATGAATTCGATTCAGCTGTTTTGCTGTAATGTAATCTGCTCTATCGGAGTCATAGCAGATAGAGCCACGGCCCCACGCCCGCatcgagcgaagcgagaggagcagcggggtctggggcggagccccagccaccggaggtAGTCAGGAATTTAGAGGATCAAGATCTAACAATGATAGAGAAAAAAGTCGGTGAAGGTACATATGCTGTTGTATATGTAGGAAGAGCCAAAGATACGAAGAGGCAGATTGCCATTAAAATGATCAAGGTGGGAGAATTCAAAGATGGATTGGATATGTCAGCTATTCGTGAAATCAAGTTTCTCCAGGAATTGAGACACCCGAATGTCATTGAGCTACTAGACGTGTTTTCATCGGAAACGAATTTGAATATTGTGCTGGAATTTCTTCCTGCTGATTTGGAAGTGCTTATAAAAGATAAAACGATTATATTTAGTCCAGCAGACATCAAATCATGGCTGTTGATGACACTTCGAGGATTGCATCATTGTCATAGGAATTTCATTCTTCATCGAGATTTGAAACCTAATAACTTGCTACTATCACCAAGTGGTCATTTAAAACTTGCCGATTTCGGTCTTGCTAGAGCACTACCTGCTTCTCCTAGGGTGAACCTGACGCCTCGAGTAGTGACGCGGTGGTACAGAGCACCTGAACTGCTTTTCGAATCCCGTCACTATACTACAGCAGTTGATATTTGGTCAGTAGGAATTATATTTGCCGAGCTCATGTTACGAACACCATATTTACCAGGAGCATCAGATTTGGAACAGATCGATGTCACATTCCGAGCACTAGGAACGCCAACTGAAGCGACATGGCCTGGTGTATCGAGTTTACCAGGGTACAAACAAATACAAAACTATCCTACACCCAGCAGGCAGGAGCTTCAAAACCGGTTCTTGGCTGCTAGTGATAACGCACTCGATCTCATGAACGATATGATCCATTTTGATCCTGCCAAGCGGATCGATACGACACAAGCTCTATTATCGAAATATTTCACTGAatcaccacctccaacaaGACCGGAAAACCTCCCGAAAAAGGCTAAACAAGACCCCGATTGGGAAGAACAAGCGCTAAAGAAcgaagagagagaaaagCTCATTCAAAAGACGAGAGAAGCAAGAATGCGAGCATAGTCTGGTGAAGTCCTACGACGTAATGAGAGATTTTATTTCCTCCCTACTGTTATTTTACAGAAAAGTATTTTCCATACCAACTCTTGGCctttatttatattgaCAATTGACAACTTCGCGGCTCAAATGAAAGATGGTCGAACCAGCATCGAGTTCACGTTTCATTGTAAATACCAATTTGGTAATATCTGATGTGACAGGCGAGTTTCACAACAAGTTCAACGACCCGAACGATAacacaaaagaaagaatcGATTTTATTATAATTTCAATTCGCAGTTCTCTCAGTTCTctactatttattatctgAAATTAGCGAAAAGATCATTGTCTTCCCTGCACCAGgtaccgactcgagcgaagcgagaggagccacggggtctggggcagagccccagccgccggaggcatctcCGGACtcagaaatattattatataccAGCCTTTAATATAAATTTGCCAGCCAGAACTGGCCAGGAAGAACCTCCCAGGGTCAATGATTTACCATGGGTTAGGGCTTCGGTGTGAGATGCATGTTGAGACGTGACATGAGCATCTCGAGGGGATTAGAACCACGAAACGAACGTGCTGTAAACATCTCTACGAATAAGTTGAGAGTATTATTCGGTTGTTGAAGGATGACTCGACTTAACTTTGTGGCTTTGTTGCTGTCGCTGGTGTCGATAGTTCTAGCAGTTGACACTCAGTATGACGCCAAGTATGTCAATTCATTGAAAGATTCCAGTGGTATTGTCCGACTGACGGATGCTACATTTTCCAGAGTTGTAGAGGGTCCTAGAGATTATACGGTAGCAGTGCTATTAACAGCCGACTCTCCTAAATACGGATGTCAATTCTGTAAGATTGTGGGACCTCCTTTTGAGACAATTGCTTCCAGTTGGAAACAAGACCATCCTAACGGAGATGGTTTGTTCTTTGCAGTGGCCGATATTGCAGACACTCAAGGTAGTTTTATGCAATTGGGCTTGACCCATGCCCCCAATCTTTATATATATCCACCTACCGAAAAACCCAGTACAGTGGATGTTGGATTTGATCATTATCAATTCGTTCCCAATGAGAGTCAGGTCAAACTCATCACCGAATACCTTACCAGAACCTACGGCTTCAAGATTGTCATCCACGAGCCATTTGCCTGGGACAGACTATTTATCACTATCGGTGGAattgttcttgttttggGTATTCTTAAGTTTGCCTCAGGAGTCATTCTCAGCATTTTGCAGAAAAAGCAGCTCTGGATTGCGGTTTCTCTTGTAGCCATTCTCATGTTCACTTCAGGCCACATGTTCAACCAGATCCGAAAAACTCCATATATTGCAGGCGATGGTCGTGGTGGAGTGATTTACTTTGTTGGAGGACATTCGAACCAAGTTGCCATTGAGACTCAATTCATTGCCGTGACATATGCTATTCTGGCATTCGCCACCATCTCACTTATTGTGAAGGTACCACGCATTGAGAACCCACAAGTTCAGATGTTTTCAGTGTCGTGTCTGTCTGTAGTAATTATCCTTGCATTCAGCTTCCTGTTATCCAAGTTCCAGGTCAAGAATGGAGGTTACCCATTTGGCATTCTGGATATATTCTGAAACCATAAAAACAGTCCAAAGTACAAAATACACAATACAAAATACATAGAGAAATAGAAACCCCATCCATGATGGAGCGAGATGCTGGCAGATGCTGACGAAGCcagcacaacggggtctggggcagagccccagccgcccGAGGCAAAAGGGCCAATAAAAGAGCATTAGATTCTATTGagcaagaaataaataaaatataattagGTACAGTACCACTCAGCAAAAACGCTCCAGGCATTTCCGCTGTCGGCCAGCACCAGTCCACGCCAGGTACCAATTTCCGAGCACTTAACAGAGGCCTCCCAGGTGCCGTGGACATGACCATTTCCATCAGCAAGGTGCATTTTTGTTATTCGTCCTGATGGAGATTGCACACCCAGTTTGACACGAGCGAAACCAGACCCTGAAGTGATCCCGCCAGATGGGTGTTGTTTTATCGAGAACATATAAGTGTTTCCTTCCAGCAGCTTTTTACATTGTGGCTGCTTCACATAGAGATCTTGTCGTTTACAGTGAGGAGTTGGGTGACGGGTGACCAATTCAAGAGGTGCGTTTTCTCCAGTGTGGGTGATGGCAATAGAATATGCCATTCCAAGTGTGTTACGACTGATAGACTGTAAACTGCCACGTTCTCCAACGTAGATGTTGAGAACGCCCTGTCGGTAAGGTTCAGGTAAGTATCCTTTGATGCGGAAGAGTCTCCTGTTGCCTTCCCAGTAGGCTTGAGCAAGCCCGGGAATCTTGACACAATCGTCGGGGTGGGCGGTATTTCCCACTACGACTTCAGCCAAAAGTTCGATTCCGTGCTGAACAGAGAGTGTTAGCTCAGCAATCTCCAGATTGTTCAGCCTTGTTAGACCTGTGTGGTAGTCTACAAGCTTGACGTCGTATTTGAACAGTTCGGGTCCAGCTATGGGTAGAGCAAGTGCATCTTGAGGTTCCAGTGGTGGAACAATAAACTGGTCTTCCTTGGCACATGGGACATGTGTGTAAATCAAGTCCATTGGACGTGTCATGAAGTAGAAGTGATTGATGCGAAGTACGGAAGATGCTGATCTAGAAAAGGCGTCAGGCTCGATTCTGTAGTAAGAATCCCGGTTGCCAAAAGATGGGTTAGCCAATGTCACATCGAGCATACGCCATTCGTTATCGACAATAACAGCATTCCAATAGTGGTTGGGTTTGACGACACCGCTATCAAAGACCTCCCCTGGAGCTTTAAGATGGCCCTTTATAA from Sugiyamaella lignohabitans strain CBS 10342 chromosome D, complete sequence includes the following:
- the OST3 gene encoding Ost3p (Gamma subunit of the oligosaccharyltransferase complex of the ER lumen; complex catalyzes asparagine-linked glycosylation of newly synthesized proteins; Ost3p is important for N-glycosylation of a subset of proteins; GO_component: GO:0005783 - endoplasmic reticulum [Evidence IEA]; GO_component: GO:0005789 - endoplasmic reticulum membrane [Evidence IEA]; GO_component: GO:0016021 - integral component of membrane [Evidence IEA]; GO_component: GO:0016021 - integral component of membrane [Evidence ISM] [PMID 12192589]; GO_component: GO:0016021 - integral component of membrane [Evidence IMP] [PMID 7622558]; GO_component: GO:0016020 - membrane [Evidence IEA]; GO_component: GO:0008250 - oligosaccharyltransferase complex [Evidence IPI] [PMID 10358084]; GO_component: GO:0008250 - oligosaccharyltransferase complex [Evidence IPI] [PMID 16297388]; GO_component: GO:0008250 - oligosaccharyltransferase complex [Evidence IPI] [PMID 9405463]; GO_function: GO:0004579 - dolichyl-diphosphooligosaccharide-protein glycotransferase activity [Evidence IMP] [PMID 7622558]; GO_function: GO:0016740 - transferase activity [Evidence IEA]; GO_function: GO:0016757 - transferase activity, transferring glycosyl groups [Evidence IEA]; GO_process: GO:0006487 - protein N-linked glycosylation [Evidence IPI] [PMID 9405463]; GO_process: GO:0035269 - protein O-linked mannosylation [Evidence IGI] [PMID 22492205]; GO_process: GO:0006461 - protein complex assembly [Evidence IMP] [PMID 10358084]; GO_process: GO:0006486 - protein glycosylation [Evidence IEA]; GO_process: GO:0006486 - protein glycosylation [Evidence IMP] [PMID 7622558]); its protein translation is MTRLNFVALLLSLVSIVLAVDTQYDAKYVNSLKDSSGIVRLTDATFSRVVEGPRDYTVAVLLTADSPKYGCQFCKIVGPPFETIASSWKQDHPNGDGLFFAVADIADTQGSFMQLGLTHAPNLYIYPPTEKPSTVDVGFDHYQFVPNESQVKLITEYLTRTYGFKIVIHEPFAWDRLFITIGGIVLVLGILKFASGVILSILQKKQLWIAVSLVAILMFTSGHMFNQIRKTPYIAGDGRGGVIYFVGGHSNQVAIETQFIAVTYAILAFATISLIVKVPRIENPQVQMFSVSCLSVVIILAFSFLLSKFQVKNGGYPFGILDIF